Genomic window (Spiroplasma sabaudiense Ar-1343):
TTCTAGCTCATTTGGGTTTTTTTGAAGGCCTTTTGTGCCTTCGTTATCATAAGCTTCTCTAACAACATTTAAAAATGGGTCAAAAATTGTTCTATTTGAAATTTTTAAATTATAACGTTTATTCCATCCTAGGGCATCAGAAATTAAAGTTTCTTTATTTTGAAAATCGACTTTTAAGTCAATTGAGTATGACTGATTTATTTTTTTACCAGTCTCTGATTTTATTTCTGCAATTGCTGTGGGTTGTTGATTTACAAGAACTCCCTTTTCTATTAAATCATAAAATTTGTTAGAGAAGCCAAAGTTTTTTAAGTCTTCTTTTTTAAATTTTGGATTTGGAATTATCTGAGAACTTAGCGATAAAATTTTTGTAATTGGCCTTAAAGCAGGATTTGATTCAGGGTTTCAATCGATTTTTAATATTCTAGTGTAGAGACTTTTATAAAAACCATACTCGTTATTGATGGGATTATATTGCAAATATGCAAAAGCCAAATTTTGATCCTCGCGACTTATTAAATTTCCATCTTTGTATTTATCTTTAAAATTAGAGTTTGTATCAATATGGATAAGTCCGTATTCAGTTTTACGCGCTCCATAATCCCTGGTTTCTTTGGTTAGTGAATAATCATCATATGTTAATTGATATTGTAATAAATTATGATAGTTTTTTTTAATCAAATCTGCTGGAATTTCTATTTTTTGAAAGCCCTTATAGCCACTATAGCCTTCAGAATCGTTAATAGTCCAAATAAGATTTCCAAAATCAATTTCGTCTTTTTCGGCTGTCTTAATGACTTCGTTGTTAATCCCATTTTTAACAAGTAATTTTAATTTGACATTTGCAAGGTTCACTTTATAAGGTTTTTTTGAAGTTTCCGATTTAAAAAGATTGAAATGACTTTCTTTTCAACTCAAATTAGGTCTTAAAAATAAATAGTAAACTGCCGATTTGCCTTTTGTTTGAATTTGATTTAAAAAGAAAGCATCTAGACTCACCTTGGAACTATTATCTAGTTTTCCAGTAATTGGCTCGATTAATAATTTTTGTTCCTTAAATATATCATTGGTGATTGGTAATTGGTGCGTTTTTGGATTTTCTAATATTTGCATTTTTACCTCCAAGTCTATTTCGGATTTTTCAAAAAAAAATACAAAAAAACCTAGTTATAAACTAGGAGATTAATCTTTAAAATGGGGCGTATAAAGGGAATTGAACCCTCGTATGCTGGAACCACAACCCAGTGCGTTAACCACTTCGCCATATACGCCATATTTGTTGAATTTCAACAAAATAATTATACAAAAAATAAGAAATATTTACAAATAAATTGAAAGTTTTATTCAAAAAACTTCATAAATCTTTTTTTATCACTTGATACGATTGTTGTAAATATATTTTGAAAAACAAAAAGTAGCGAAAACAAAGAACTGGATTTATTAAACCACAACGGATGGTCCTTATCCTTGATATTTATAACGCAATCAAAATTATGACGATAATTGATGTTAGAATTAATAGTTATAAAAACTACTTTTCCTTTATGATTTTTAATCTCGTTGGCAAATGAAATTAGGGTATTATCAGTTCCATAGCACACAAAAAAGAAAACAAAATTATCATCACTATGTTTTACAAAATATTCTAGTTGTTGATTATTTTCGATGAAAACTGGAGGTATTCCAATTGTGGTCATTTTTTGACTAAATTCTCTTGACATATTGTGGGTTGCATCGGTGCTCACTAAAACCACAGTTTTTGTTTCAAATACCAACTTTGAAATAATATCATAGCAACTATTTTCAATTATATTATTATTTTGAGTTAAAACATCAGTGATTTCGTGAAGTAACTTTTGAGAAAAGTTATCATCATTATTAAAAATAACTTTACGATTTTGCTCTTTTTCGGTTAAATAAATCTCACAAACAACCCTTAAGCCACCATAACCATCTAACTCAAGATCTTTACAAAAACGCGTTACAGAAGATGGAGAGGTAAGAGACAATTCAGCTAGCTTATTTAGGGAAAATGAATTTATGTAATTTAAGTTTGTCATAATAGTTTTTGCAATGTAATTTTTCTTATCATTGGGGTTTTGTGAAATTTCTTTTATTTTCGAAATAATATCATAAACATTCATCTTTTCACTACCTAACTAATTTATTATCTTACCATCAGTAATTCTGGTTTTTCTAAAATTTCTTTTAGGCAAGCTAAAAAACGACCAGCTTCTGAGGCATCTATTATTCGTTGGTCAACAGTTAGACTAATACTCATGATTGCTTTAATTGCTAACTTTTCTGACTCAACAACAATTGGTTTTTTAACAACTTTACCAACCCCAATTACTGCGGCATTGGGATAAAAAATTGTTGGGGTTGCATTTATTGCTCCAACGTTTCCAAAATTCGCTAGTGTGATTGTGCTACCAGTTGTTTCATAATTGAATAGCTCTCCTCGTCTTAAGCGTGCTGTCATTTCTCTAATATCAATTGCTACTTGTTTAACAGACAATTTTTCCACAAATTTTAAAACTGGGACCACTAGCCCTTCACTTGTTTCAGTTGCTAAACCAATGTTGTGATAATTTTTAATAATTTGTTGGTTTGAGGAAGAATCATATGATGAGTTAATCTTTGGAAACTGCTCTAGGGCCAAAGAAACTGCTTTTGCAATAAATGCAATAGTTGAAAATGCTAAGCCACTTGAGTCAGTTTTTTTCAAGACATGTTTTAACTTTAAAATGGCTGTCATGTCAACTTCGCTAGAAATTGATAATGGAGGAATGTAGTTTTGACTCAAAAGCATTGATTTAACCGCTGGATAACGAGTTAAAGAAATATCCTCGCGTGATTCAAGATTTGCATATTGAGATGCATTATTTTGATTTGGTAAGTTTTGTTTTGGATTTAAATACTGATAATTGCTATTTTTATTTTTAAACTGCTCTTGTTCAAAAAGAATTTTTTGTAAATCTTGATTTTGATACAAAGGTTGGTTGGTTAAGGGGTTTGTAAATTGCTTGAATTCTGGTCGAGCTTGCATAGTTGTGTCAAAATCAGCTTGTTGGTGATTTGTTGTTTGGCTGGCTTCATCTGAATTCGAATTAAATGAATCAAAGGTGCGATAAAATTCTTTCATATTAGCTTGAATAGCTTCTTTAATTTCATTTTGAAAATTACTTGAGTTTGTTGAATGGTTCGGGGTAATTGTTTGCATCATATTTTGCATCATTATATATTGCATCATTTTATTAAAAAATTCATCACTATTTTTTTCAGGCATTTTTTGATTATTGTGGCGCATTGAATCAATAATATCTTCTAGTTTGTCAACTGATTTTAGTTGATTCTTTAAATTATTAATTTCTTTTTCTAAATAAGTACTAGTTTCTGTGTTTAAATGCAATTGCTCTTCTAGTTTAGAATTTTCTAATTTCAATTGTAACAATTCTTGGTTGGCTTTTTCTTGCTCAATTTCACGCTCTTGTTTTTGCTTGTCGACTGTTTTTTGCATAGATTTTTCAGCTTTTTCAACAGCTTGAGCAATTAAGCGATCGCTTTCAGCTTTTTGTAAAGTTTCATCAGTTGCCAATTTTTGCGCCTTTTGTTTTTGGAAAGTTTCTGGATCGGTTTCTAGGAGTTTTTCCATTTCATCAAAATCTTT
Coding sequences:
- a CDS encoding MurR/RpiR family transcriptional regulator, producing MNVYDIISKIKEISQNPNDKKNYIAKTIMTNLNYINSFSLNKLAELSLTSPSSVTRFCKDLELDGYGGLRVVCEIYLTEKEQNRKVIFNNDDNFSQKLLHEITDVLTQNNNIIENSCYDIISKLVFETKTVVLVSTDATHNMSREFSQKMTTIGIPPVFIENNQQLEYFVKHSDDNFVFFFVCYGTDNTLISFANEIKNHKGKVVFITINSNINYRHNFDCVINIKDKDHPLWFNKSSSLFSLLFVFQNIFTTIVSSDKKRFMKFFE
- a CDS encoding 2-oxo acid dehydrogenase subunit E2; this encodes MVHLRARNLPSKGILKKWLFQDNKIKVGEDFALITTNKGDVVIKSNYSGQIVKTIKLNSNIKNGSILANVLVEDEIVDDLEVEDDQNASKKRNSKEKSLEVPINIPDEEISKLQDAVDYRDDFSGAVLYDKNYMAITPFSSTRDDILQKPVNLDNIEKETGLDKFAQMRKNIAESIKNAPVSKEPQVSNEELAKINNSEVFKDTKSFEIDAATGTSKFRKIIEARKAKLLVENDFKEIPEEEKIKSAMDRLDANGRPMIMRNIINDRMKRLNDSGGDPKSLEAPNFVAPKVIRNKPEPKPKTVEELEGDNMWTAKKTEPSSNFEDFTEEDLVIDSNDLGGASTLRMPNKSPSQMMEENKGASSYNFKKLSSLYDTERRDAILGSRGQKNDIKNRMRSIMGENQDENDDNKMRADNLDFINSLPIMIEDVPERFLKKITEFDERRRVKRFVNYTDTEAGQIDFQDWLDRQNFSKHVEKDFDEMEKLLETDPETFQKQKAQKLATDETLQKAESDRLIAQAVEKAEKSMQKTVDKQKQEREIEQEKANQELLQLKLENSKLEEQLHLNTETSTYLEKEINNLKNQLKSVDKLEDIIDSMRHNNQKMPEKNSDEFFNKMMQYIMMQNMMQTITPNHSTNSSNFQNEIKEAIQANMKEFYRTFDSFNSNSDEASQTTNHQQADFDTTMQARPEFKQFTNPLTNQPLYQNQDLQKILFEQEQFKNKNSNYQYLNPKQNLPNQNNASQYANLESREDISLTRYPAVKSMLLSQNYIPPLSISSEVDMTAILKLKHVLKKTDSSGLAFSTIAFIAKAVSLALEQFPKINSSYDSSSNQQIIKNYHNIGLATETSEGLVVPVLKFVEKLSVKQVAIDIREMTARLRRGELFNYETTGSTITLANFGNVGAINATPTIFYPNAAVIGVGKVVKKPIVVESEKLAIKAIMSISLTVDQRIIDASEAGRFLACLKEILEKPELLMVR